CATGACTGTTTTGTTGTATATTGTGTCTGGatcatcatttttaaaattgaccGATTCCTGAAAAAATCTCTTTGCAGGACTTCGTCATGGGCCTGTCTATACTGTTGCGAGGGTCTGTCCAAGAAAAGCTGAACTGGGCATTTAATTTGTACGATATCAATAAAGATGGATACATAACTAAAGAGGTAAATACAACTTGCATATTGTGCTACACGTGTCAGAGTCTAGAATAAAAGTTTTATTGTCTTATGTACAAAGCAATGCTTCTTTCAATGCCTTCTCTACAGACTACAGACAGTTAAGAGAAAGTTAACAGAGCAGTGCCACGTTACTATACAATAAATACTAAGTACAAAACACCGTTATGAGATAACtaacaatatacagtataacatTCAACATGAGGGAGTAAAGTAATATGTGGCAGAGCAAAGAGATACAAAGTGGTATAATTCATTTTTAAGATATTTATTCTTCCTTGTTTTCTTCGATTATCCATGTAGCTGCGTTTAATGAATGAATTTTCTGTTACTGAATCATCTTTTTTTAGGAAATGCTTGACATTATGAAATCTATTTACGACATGATGGGGAAATGTACATATCCGATTCTCAAAGAGGAAACTCCTAGACAGCACGTGGAAATTTTCTTTCAGGTAACGACTTGACTGTttctttcttctgttttcttctgTTGTTTTCTTCAGACTATAgccttgatttatttatttattgaacgTTTTTGTGATTTTCTTTCACCTGCTTACTAGAAAATGGACAAAAACAAAGATGGGGTCGTCACCATAGATGAGTTTATCGACTGCTGCCAAAATGTAAGTCCCACATCTTGCATTTTTGTTAGATGAGAATATCAGAGTGTTTCCAACATAATCAAGGGTGTAGGTTTGATTTCAGCATTGGTAGGAAgtccagaggtggatagttctggtccagaaagtaaaaatccagaccaagattttgtttcaaacaaccagTTCACTACTTGAGACTCTTTATATTGAACTggtccaccccccccaaaacacacacagtacCCCCATAATATTGGCAGGGGCATTTCCCTACCATCCATACCCGAATCTATGCCTTTAACCGCAATCCacatcacaaaacaaaaaggaagCTGTCTTTTTGAACTTGTTTACTTGGGTTCTTAAATGTCTGTTTAAAATGAGAGTTTCTGACCGAAACATTGGTAAGATGGAGTTCCAGGCTTTGTCTAGTTAGCGGCCGTCGTTCAGCTTGTGGCCTGTCTGGCACTGACGCTGCTGCTCTTCTGTTCACAGGATGAAAATATAATGCGGTCAATGCAGCTCTTTGAAAATGTCATTTAGAAGTGGAGGAGTGTCCTGGACTCTCTCAGAGGTCACATcctcctccttcaggacagcctCTGAGAGGGACCTTTAATTCCATTCTGTGTGATGTCACCACCTTTCACCGGGGTGCGTTCTGTGTGTGGGAGAATTATGCAAAATAAGTTTATTTCATTCTACAGCTCCCATGATTTAAATCCCGAATaaggttttattattattattattattattattattattgtttcctGTTTGATAGTCTACATTTCTTGTTTCTTGTTTTGTGTTgtagaaatgggggggggggggggaataacatCCGGATTCTTTTACATGTAAAAGCAAGCATTTCAGCTGGCTGCTGGTCACTGGTCATCGAGGTCCAGTTTGGTCGGCCTGATATCCATGTCTCTTTGCGTTTGTGTCATGCTGGTATGGCCTCCCTTTGGAGAGATTATGTCATTCTGTTAAATTTGTGTTTTTGGGACTGTATGCGCTCACTTTTGTGCCCCTTCATCGACGTGCGAGTGTCACAGGACACCACCGCTGTTTGTTACGAGGAACTGCATTCTACCACGCTACTACAGCTGAGACAGATGATGAGTGTTGCCTTAGGATTCTCCCAGAATGTTGCCGTCTAGCGGTGCCTGTGCTCCCTCTGTGTGCTATATGTTCATTAATGCTTCTGCGTCGCTTTTAAACTCTGGAATGACCATGAGCCGCTCCGTCAGCCCGACACGGCAGAAGCATGCTCGATCAAACTTGAAATCTCATGTCTGACGAAATGCTCCAGTGTGGACAAAGAGTCCGTTGGAACACTTTTTCTACAGCTGTAGATACTGAATAAATGAAGTTGCAGACGCGTTTGCGAGCTGTTTTCTGTTTAGTAAGACTCATAAAGCACATCTGCCGTATTTGGGGTCACGGGGTCATTTTGGGTGGCAAATCAAATTAATACCTTGGACGTATCTCTGTTAGACAGCTCCAGCTCTCCATCATTATTTCTATATAGTTCTCTGGCATCTGCCGTCGTCTATGGTGTCCTTCGAGAAAAGCAGGGCTGTCAAGGCTCAtacaagtttttaatgtgtcatTAGCGGAGTGAAAGTCTCAACCCAACATCTCGACTCACCtcctgtccagcagggggccctTGACCACTGGCAGTTTGCACTTTGAGAAGCTTCGCAAAGAGCTCATGTACCGTGACCCAGCAAGTGGAATCTATGGAGCCATGCGAAAGCCTTAATAAAGAGCTGTTACACATTATAAAAACAAGTTTTCGATTATATAGCCCAGTCTCTCGACAAAGGGGAGATTTTCATTTAGATGCAAGCCCTGCTGAGCAGTTATTTGTCGTttttaataatcttactccCAAATTTGCAGTTTGGTTATTCTATTATTCATTTACTATAATAACAAGTCAAgtgatttatgtgtgtgtgtgtgtgtgtgtgtgtgtgtgtgtgtgtgtgtgcgttggtTTTTATGATTTATCAGGACTTTTCACCTGATTACGTGCCGACATTATCGGGACATTTGGGATTATGAGGACAGGGACGGTGTCCTCATAATTCCTGTAATACAGATGCATTTATCTAAGTTAGAAAACCCCCCCTGCAAACTTTGGGGCCAAGTCCTCTTACACCACAAAACCACGAAAACCAGTTCACACAGTGTAAACTCTGCATTCAGCATCGCGCCCTCTGTAGGCTGGAGCCGGAGAAACACCAGAATAACACTTGCGTTAAGATTTACGGCTGCTGATTGGCTAGTTCTGGACTAGCCATCTAAGgttgtgattggctgagagGTATGTCATTCACTGCGAATCCTCGTTTCTATCGGTGGACTTCAGCAGGAGACTAAGAGGACACTACAATATCCTGTAATATCCAAGTCGTGGAACAGACTGTAATCAGGTAAGAAAATTGtttttataatagaataatagaCTAAGTTTTCTTTTCAAATTGCTGGAGTTAAATGCAAATTCCAAGGGGTGTACCCATACATAAAATGCACGGTTCGATACAAACTTCGGTTTTGGATTCATGGTTCGGTGAAATTTCggtacagcagggaaaacagaatatgtttttaaattatttatttttaatactgaGACCACCAACTCATTTATAAGATTAAAATCTGTCGACGTGTCTGATTAACAAAACCCAAGAGACTTTTATTCgcacattgtaaaaataaatatgtaaaataaataaaaacatctaaaataaaacatcataactataatgaAAAACTTCGGTTTTGGATTCGTGGTTCGGTGCAATTTCtttacagcagggaaaacacaATCCAATTGTCGCCTACTTCCGAGTATGGCCGCAGTTACGTAGCGATAATTTTTATGCCAGGTTAGAATTTTCTGGCAGAGCTGCTTAAATGCCATACGGAGAATAACTTGCGGAGGTTGTTTCTGCCTTTCTCTGGTCGCACATACACTTGGATGATGTCGTCTCAAatcagttagcatgtcggatatGTTTCCAGCAACCGAGTTGGGTATAACGGAGCCGGGAGACTGTCTTGGTCTCGCCGATTATACACTCTCCAGTGCTGGTGTACCGAAGTGATGTACCGAACTCTACGTGACGAATACGTGCACCGGC
The sequence above is a segment of the Brienomyrus brachyistius isolate T26 chromosome 12, BBRACH_0.4, whole genome shotgun sequence genome. Coding sequences within it:
- the kcnip4a gene encoding Kv channel-interacting protein 4 isoform X5; its protein translation is MSTVRHRPEGLEQLEAQTKFSRKELQILYRGFKNECPSGVVNEDTFKDIYSQFFPQGDASTYAHFLFNAFDTDHNGSVSFEDFVMGLSILLRGSVQEKLNWAFNLYDINKDGYITKEEMLDIMKSIYDMMGKCTYPILKEETPRQHVEIFFQKMDKNKDGVVTIDEFIDCCQNDENIMRSMQLFENVI
- the kcnip4a gene encoding Kv channel-interacting protein 4 isoform X4 — translated: MGALMVIFSLQPKQRNKRKDSVEDELEMSTVRHRPEGLEQLEAQTKFSRKELQILYRGFKNECPSGVVNEDTFKDIYSQFFPQGDASTYAHFLFNAFDTDHNGSVSFEDFVMGLSILLRGSVQEKLNWAFNLYDINKDGYITKEEMLDIMKSIYDMMGKCTYPILKEETPRQHVEIFFQKMDKNKDGVVTIDEFIDCCQNDENIMRSMQLFENVI